One part of the Salmo salar chromosome ssa10, Ssal_v3.1, whole genome shotgun sequence genome encodes these proteins:
- the LOC106596091 gene encoding uromodulin, producing MALKFNLKVFLVLVVIFCCDCVLGICNVTHCTDTTKCLISLDKSNCKCAVGYYGDLCDKVATINVMCGKDYITIMVKEDFFQYYKVPVESLHLKNESCRAQKEVISDVPYYIVRISKDQYISCGGKPLEKNITHIAYALTLMSAPQVYGNIIRDPMIKIEYTCIYPYIRTVSLPYPIIPFSSETVMRMGELDAKVEMALFTDHTYTEAFQSSPLIHLRDRVYVEIKVVELEDVFHLRVNDCWATQSPKPNQTDGSVHTLLRNGCVNDETVTFLNTTMGANGEASTIRYSFDMFRFVVEPHDLYLHCRVRLCSLDDDEPCIPECKSINKRAAVRGDRTQGLLSYGPIRIDIPDRPQSNLLLMMVPVAGIWVLGLFLLALITIAKAGNRRLSQLANR from the exons ATGGCGCTCAAATTCAACTTGAAG GTATTTTTGGTCCTCGTGGTCATTTTCTGCTGTGACTGTGTCCTTG gaATATGCAATGTCACACACTGCACTGACACAACCAAGTGTTTGATATCCCTCGACAAAAGCAACTGCAAATGTGCTGTTGGCTACTATGGAGACCTGTGTGACAAAG TTGCAACCATCAATGTCATGTGTGGCAAAGACTACATTACTATCATGGTGAAGGAGGACTTTTTCCAGTATTACAAAGTACCGGTGGAATCTCTGCACTTGAAGAATGAGTCGTGTCGTGCACAAAAGGAGGTTATTTCTGATGTCCCATACTACATAGTGCGGATATCAAAGGATCAGTACATTTCCTGTGGCGGTAAACCACTGGAG AAAAACATCACTCACATCGCATACGCCTTAACGCTCATGTCGGCCCCTCAAGTTTATGGAAATATAATAAGAGACCCAATGATAAAAATTGAGTACACGTGTATCTACCCATACATCCGCACTGTCAGTTTGCCGTACCCCATCATCCCCTTCTCTAG TGAGACTGTGATGCGGATGGGTGAGTTGGATGCCAAGGTGGAGATGGCCCTCTTCACAGATCACACCTACACAGAGGCGTTCCAAAGCTCACCGCTGATACACCTCCGGGACAGGGTGTATGTGGAGATCAAGGTCGTGGAGCTGGAGGATGTCTTCCACCTGAGGGTGAATGATTGCTGGGCCACACAGTCCCCCAAACCCAACCAGACAGACGGCTCTGTTCACACCCTGCTGCGCAATGG GTGTGTGAAtgatgaaactgtcacctttctcaaCACGACAATGGGTGCGAATGGAGAGGCCTCAACCATCCGGTACAGCTTTGACATGTTCCGCTTTGTTGTGGAGCCTCATGACCTGTACCTGCACTGCAGAGTGCGCTTGTGCTCCCTGGATGATGACGAGCCCTGCATTCCT GAGTGCAAATCTATAAACAAGAGGGCAGCAGTGCGTGGAGACCGAACTCAAGGGCTACTGTCATATGGACCAATCAGGATTGACATACCAGACCGACCCCAATCTA ATCTTCTGCTGATGATGGTTCCTGTGGCTGGCATCTGGGTCCTGGGCCTCTTCCTCCTCGCCCTAATCACCATCGCCAAGGCAGGAAACCGACGACTGTCACAGCTAGCAAACCGCTGA